Proteins from a single region of Paenibacillus sp. BIHB 4019:
- a CDS encoding bifunctional 2-keto-4-hydroxyglutarate aldolase/2-keto-3-deoxy-6-phosphogluconate aldolase, producing the protein MKKIKVLQQIVDAGVVAVLRADSPEEVVEMSRHAIKGGIKAIEITLTVPFALRAIEQLSKEYSVDADPQSDQFAIIGVGTVLDPESARAAILSGAEFVVSPALNPDTIKLCHRYAIPVMPGTMTVNEIQHALELGVDVVKLFPGNLYSPSVIPSIKGPLPQANVMPTGGVSLDNLGEWVKAGAVAVGIGSDLTKEAVKTGDYTLIEAKARAYMEAYRSAKR; encoded by the coding sequence GTGAAGAAAATCAAGGTGCTTCAACAAATTGTAGACGCTGGCGTCGTCGCTGTGCTTCGCGCTGATTCGCCGGAGGAAGTTGTGGAAATGTCCCGCCATGCGATAAAAGGCGGGATTAAAGCGATTGAAATTACGCTGACCGTACCGTTTGCGCTGCGGGCAATCGAGCAGCTCAGCAAGGAATATTCGGTAGATGCGGACCCGCAATCGGATCAATTTGCTATTATCGGAGTAGGAACGGTGCTTGATCCAGAATCGGCACGCGCAGCGATTTTGAGCGGCGCGGAATTTGTCGTTTCTCCGGCACTTAACCCTGATACTATAAAGCTATGCCATCGTTATGCCATTCCGGTTATGCCGGGCACGATGACCGTTAATGAAATTCAACATGCGCTGGAGCTGGGTGTTGATGTTGTAAAGCTGTTCCCTGGCAATCTGTATTCGCCAAGCGTTATTCCTTCGATTAAAGGGCCTTTGCCGCAAGCAAATGTTATGCCAACTGGCGGCGTCTCGCTGGATAATCTCGGCGAATGGGTGAAAGCGGGCGCAGTTGCTGTTGGCATCGGCTCCGATTTGACGAAGGAAGCTGTGAAAACAGGCGATTACACCTTAATTGAGGCTAAAGCACGCGCTTATATGGAAGCTTACCGCAGCGCGAAGCGCTAA
- a CDS encoding TerC family protein, whose product MELLLEYGWVLVVLVVLEGLLAADNALVLAVMVKHLDEKSRKKALFYGLFGAFIFRLASLFVISLLVNVWQIQALGALYLLFISISNIIKFLRRSKEAEEEEETEEQKEKKNSKAGFWWTVLKVEIADIAFAIDSILAAVALAVALPPSGLKQIGGMDGGQFIVIFLGGFIGLVIMRFAANYFVKLLHSRPALELTAFVIVGWVGVKLAVHTMAHPSIHWLSHDFVEGSLWKATFYIVLVLIAVVGWFLSGRSKVEGEHGDGAGKAASLDKHTG is encoded by the coding sequence TTGGAATTGCTATTGGAATATGGCTGGGTATTAGTGGTCTTGGTTGTTCTGGAAGGTTTGCTGGCAGCAGATAATGCGCTCGTGCTAGCTGTAATGGTTAAACATCTTGATGAGAAAAGCCGGAAGAAGGCGCTGTTTTACGGATTGTTCGGCGCTTTTATTTTCCGTCTAGCCTCCTTGTTCGTTATCTCGCTGCTTGTGAATGTATGGCAAATTCAGGCACTCGGAGCGCTGTATCTCTTATTTATTTCAATAAGCAATATCATTAAGTTTTTACGAAGGTCCAAAGAGGCCGAAGAGGAAGAGGAGACAGAGGAACAGAAGGAGAAGAAAAACTCCAAAGCTGGCTTCTGGTGGACGGTTCTGAAGGTCGAAATCGCCGATATCGCCTTTGCGATCGATTCTATTCTGGCAGCGGTAGCGCTGGCGGTCGCCTTGCCTCCAAGCGGTCTGAAGCAAATCGGCGGCATGGATGGCGGACAGTTTATCGTTATTTTCCTCGGCGGTTTTATCGGGCTTGTCATTATGCGTTTCGCGGCGAACTATTTCGTGAAGCTGCTGCATTCCCGTCCCGCGCTTGAGCTGACAGCATTCGTTATCGTCGGCTGGGTCGGCGTTAAGCTGGCCGTGCATACGATGGCGCATCCATCCATCCACTGGCTGTCGCATGATTTTGTAGAAGGCTCTTTATGGAAAGCGACCTTCTATATCGTACTCGTCCTGATTGCTGTAGTTGGCTGGTTCTTGTCGGGCCGCAGCAAAGTGGAAGGCGAGCATGGAGATGGAGCGGGTAAAGCCGCAAGCTTGGATAAACATACGGGTTAA